Proteins from a genomic interval of Prevotella sp. E13-27:
- a CDS encoding alpha-amylase family glycosyl hydrolase, with translation MASSKIHIYQIFTRLYGNRCQARKPFGTIEENGCGKLNDFTPSVLKQIREKGFTHVWYTGVIRHATMTDYTPYGIPRQHPAVVKGRAGSPYAIADYYDIDPDLAVNVDKRMEEFEKLVNRTHRAGMKVIIDFVPNHVARQYKSICKPKGVKDLGEDDDQTQGFAPATNNFYYCPGERFTPYFDLYHGEKEPYCEEPAKATGNDCFNNAPGQNDWYETVKLNYGVDYYAGGIGHFDPVPDTWNKMTDILLFWASKGIDGFRCDMAEMVPAAFWAYATAKVKAAYPSLLFIGEVYNPYEYRNYIASGFDYLYDKVGMYDVLRDITCHRRGTHDITHAWQQTDDIRQHMLYFLENHDEQRIASDFFAGNGFKAVPALIISALLQQNPLMIYAGQEYGERGMDEEGFSGRDGRTTIFDYWSVDTLCRAAEGKLTEDEQLLSNLYTKVLSIAQKEKAVSEGQMFDLMYANTQYGGQYAFLRSDGKSHLLVVVNFEDVARSIDLTIPSHAFEYMKIDERDYSATDLLTGEKLTLALRSNAQVCIALPARGGVVLKF, from the coding sequence TCAGGCGCGTAAACCTTTTGGAACGATTGAGGAAAACGGCTGTGGAAAGCTCAACGACTTCACGCCGAGCGTGTTGAAGCAGATTCGCGAGAAAGGCTTCACTCATGTGTGGTACACAGGCGTCATACGTCATGCCACCATGACCGACTATACCCCTTACGGCATCCCTCGCCAGCATCCTGCTGTGGTGAAGGGACGCGCAGGCTCTCCCTACGCCATTGCCGACTACTACGACATAGACCCCGACCTGGCTGTCAATGTTGACAAGCGCATGGAGGAGTTTGAGAAGCTTGTCAATCGCACCCATCGCGCTGGCATGAAGGTCATCATCGACTTCGTGCCTAACCATGTGGCACGCCAGTATAAGAGCATCTGCAAGCCAAAGGGTGTGAAGGACCTTGGCGAGGACGATGACCAGACTCAGGGCTTCGCTCCTGCCACTAACAACTTCTACTACTGCCCAGGCGAGCGCTTCACCCCCTACTTCGACCTCTATCACGGCGAGAAGGAGCCCTACTGCGAGGAGCCTGCCAAAGCTACTGGCAACGACTGCTTCAACAACGCACCTGGTCAGAACGACTGGTACGAGACGGTGAAGCTGAACTATGGCGTTGACTACTATGCAGGCGGTATAGGCCATTTCGACCCTGTGCCTGACACTTGGAACAAGATGACAGACATCCTGCTGTTTTGGGCATCAAAGGGCATCGATGGCTTCCGCTGCGATATGGCTGAGATGGTGCCTGCCGCCTTCTGGGCTTACGCCACAGCAAAGGTAAAGGCTGCATATCCGTCTCTTTTGTTCATAGGCGAGGTCTATAACCCATACGAGTATCGCAACTATATTGCCTCAGGCTTCGACTATCTCTATGACAAGGTAGGCATGTACGATGTACTGCGCGACATCACCTGCCATCGTCGCGGCACCCACGACATCACCCATGCGTGGCAGCAGACTGACGATATTCGCCAGCACATGCTCTATTTCCTTGAGAACCATGACGAGCAGCGCATAGCCAGCGACTTCTTTGCAGGCAATGGCTTCAAGGCTGTTCCAGCACTCATCATCTCGGCTCTGCTCCAGCAGAATCCGCTCATGATCTATGCCGGACAGGAATATGGCGAGCGTGGAATGGATGAAGAGGGATTCAGCGGACGCGATGGTCGCACCACCATCTTCGACTACTGGTCGGTAGATACACTCTGTCGTGCTGCTGAAGGTAAGCTCACGGAAGACGAGCAGCTGCTCTCAAACCTCTACACGAAGGTGCTGTCTATAGCTCAGAAAGAGAAGGCTGTAAGCGAGGGGCAGATGTTCGACCTCATGTATGCCAACACGCAGTATGGTGGTCAGTATGCGTTCCTTCGCAGCGATGGCAAGAGCCATCTGCTTGTTGTTGTCAACTTCGAAGACGTGGCTCGCAGCATAGACCTCACCATACCGTCTCATGCGTTCGAATACATGAAGATTGATGAGCGCGACTATTCAGCCACTGACCTGCTCACAGGCGAAAAGCTCACATTGGCTCTGCGCAGCAAT